A stretch of Myxococcus hansupus DNA encodes these proteins:
- a CDS encoding DUF2917 domain-containing protein yields the protein MWNGLRTVANRLRFGAAPARRTGRVRLPQGGLWSVRTPGGEPLELLCGDGLLWLTREGDTKDHVLRPGDTCSLDHPGHVVVQALRPSTFCLAQRLQVLRPRQPSPQATGVAVPE from the coding sequence ATGTGGAACGGATTGAGGACGGTGGCGAACCGGCTGCGCTTCGGAGCAGCGCCGGCTCGGAGGACAGGCCGGGTAAGACTCCCCCAGGGCGGCCTGTGGAGCGTGCGCACACCTGGCGGCGAGCCACTGGAGCTCCTCTGCGGAGACGGGCTGCTGTGGCTCACACGCGAGGGGGACACGAAGGACCATGTGCTGCGCCCGGGCGACACGTGCAGCCTGGACCACCCTGGACACGTGGTGGTGCAGGCCTTGAGGCCCTCGACGTTCTGCCTGGCACAGCGGCTCCAGGTCCTGCGCCCCAGACAGCCTTCTCCACAAGCGACGGGCGTGGCCGTTCCTGAATGA
- a CDS encoding PLP-dependent aminotransferase family protein translates to MGAVAHKVKLYEQVAERLEEAIAAGTLQAGDKLPSVRQLSLRERVSISTVLQAYVHLESLGLIETRPQSGHYVRRRERPQLAEPQVSRPASSATAVSVSALVASVYKSMGDARIVPFGAASPSPELLPTRRLYRELSALTRDTRDRSILYDVLPGCLELRQQLARRSLDWGCALSPEDFITTCGTSEAIHLCLLAVARPGDTIAIESPAYYGTLQAIEALGLRALEIPCCPRNGMQMEALEAALTRRRIAAVLMVPSFSNPVGSCMPDVRRQRLVNLLAAHDVPLIEDDIYGDLHFGPERPRTCKAFDTRGNVMLCGSFSKTLAPGFRVGYVAPGRFRERVELLKFSNSVATATLPQYAIARFLQSGGYDRHLRALRRRLAAQVERMASAVAEFFPAGTRVTRPTGGVLLWVEMPQQVDSLVLHAKALEAGISIAPGPIFSARMDTYRHCFRLSCGHPWTPRIEAAMSTLGALARGLV, encoded by the coding sequence ATGGGCGCGGTGGCGCACAAAGTGAAGCTGTACGAGCAGGTCGCCGAGCGGCTCGAAGAGGCCATCGCGGCGGGCACACTTCAAGCTGGGGACAAGCTGCCTTCGGTGCGGCAGCTCAGCCTGCGTGAGCGGGTGAGCATCTCCACCGTGCTCCAGGCGTATGTGCACCTGGAGTCCCTGGGCCTCATCGAAACGCGGCCCCAGTCCGGGCACTACGTGCGGCGCCGCGAGCGGCCGCAGCTCGCGGAGCCCCAGGTGTCTCGGCCCGCATCCAGCGCCACGGCGGTCAGCGTCAGCGCCCTGGTGGCGAGCGTCTACAAGTCCATGGGCGATGCCCGCATCGTCCCGTTTGGCGCCGCTTCGCCTTCACCGGAGTTGCTGCCCACGCGCCGGCTGTACCGCGAGCTGAGCGCGCTCACCCGGGACACACGGGACCGGAGCATCCTCTACGACGTGCTGCCCGGCTGTCTGGAGCTGCGCCAGCAGCTCGCGCGGCGCTCGCTGGACTGGGGCTGTGCCCTGTCGCCCGAGGACTTCATCACCACCTGCGGAACGTCCGAAGCCATCCATCTGTGCCTGCTCGCGGTGGCGCGGCCGGGGGACACCATCGCCATCGAGTCGCCCGCGTATTACGGCACGCTCCAGGCCATCGAGGCGCTGGGCCTGCGCGCCCTGGAGATTCCCTGCTGCCCGCGCAATGGCATGCAGATGGAGGCGCTGGAAGCAGCGCTGACCCGGCGCCGCATCGCCGCGGTGCTAATGGTGCCCAGCTTCAGCAACCCGGTGGGAAGCTGCATGCCCGATGTGCGGCGCCAACGGCTGGTCAATCTGCTGGCGGCGCATGACGTGCCGCTCATCGAGGACGACATCTATGGCGACCTGCACTTCGGGCCGGAGCGTCCCCGGACCTGCAAGGCTTTCGACACGCGTGGCAACGTGATGCTGTGTGGCTCGTTCTCCAAGACGCTCGCGCCGGGGTTCCGCGTGGGGTACGTGGCGCCGGGGCGGTTCCGGGAGCGGGTGGAGTTGCTCAAGTTCTCGAACTCGGTGGCCACGGCCACGTTGCCTCAGTATGCGATTGCGCGCTTCCTCCAGAGCGGAGGGTATGACCGGCATCTGCGCGCGTTGCGTCGCCGGCTCGCGGCGCAAGTGGAGCGCATGGCCAGCGCCGTGGCGGAGTTCTTCCCCGCGGGCACCCGCGTGACGAGGCCCACGGGAGGGGTGCTGCTGTGGGTGGAGATGCCGCAGCAGGTGGACTCCCTGGTGTTGCACGCGAAGGCCCTGGAGGCGGGCATCAGCATCGCGCCGGGGCCCATCTTCTCCGCGCGGATGGACACGTACCGCCACTGCTTCCGGCTGAGCTGTGGCCACCCGTGGACGCCCCGCATCGAGGCGGCCATGTCCACGTTGGGGGCGCTGGCTCGCGGCCTCGTGTGA
- a CDS encoding FG-GAP-like repeat-containing protein: MTGSVGCGEAPQEVSPSEAGKDVRSPTWEEFLASAYFQPSTGLYIANGDEVFTSLEELRSYYDARVRRSENGVSRNPLIVNAVDGEMKVWSATQKRHLTYCVDSVSLAARYDAVVRDLGAAMREWESAADVKFVHLSQYDGNCNPAQENVLFDVREAYEPSEVCNVDPKLVGCAPRNEPSPGLPPSYISSIIAQAFFPGVQRSARSLIINSYDLETDERYAVVNNVLSHEVGHILGFRHEHIRIPSTNPSCSGTDWLEVTEYDQQSVMSFTLCGGLDYRRKLSDLDRAGARAIYGLPKDVGADFNRDGQDDLFLYNPTTGAVETRYGHPLMNGLHFEAATQQTWSSNLKLIPGDFNGDGYQDLFRYSPTTGAVEIRYGSAAMGAFVVSPSSQVSFSPGLELIPGDFNGDGYTDIFIYYPATGNVEIRYGSPVMTQLLFSSSSQQVWAAGLKLIPGDFNGDGYTDLFRYNTTTGAVEIRYGNSSMGALSSSASSQQTWSLNLNLVAGDYNGDGRTDLFRYNTTTGAVEIRYGASGSGALLTSPSSQHTWVLNLTLVPGDFNGDGYTDIFVYYTPTGAVETRFGAAGTGPLQFSSSSQEAWSANLKFVPADFNGDGRTDLFIYFPGFGGSEIRYGREGATSFVFSPSSQHLWNPGWELISGYVPSH; encoded by the coding sequence GTGACGGGTTCCGTGGGCTGCGGTGAGGCGCCACAGGAGGTGTCCCCGAGTGAGGCGGGCAAGGACGTGAGGTCCCCTACGTGGGAGGAGTTCCTGGCGTCGGCTTATTTTCAGCCGTCAACCGGGCTGTATATCGCGAATGGTGACGAGGTCTTCACGAGCCTGGAGGAACTCCGAAGCTATTACGATGCGCGCGTCAGGCGCAGTGAGAACGGGGTTTCGCGCAATCCGTTGATCGTCAATGCTGTCGACGGGGAAATGAAGGTTTGGAGTGCGACGCAGAAGCGTCACTTGACCTACTGCGTGGACTCAGTCTCGCTGGCTGCTCGTTACGACGCTGTTGTGCGTGACCTGGGTGCGGCGATGCGCGAGTGGGAATCCGCAGCCGATGTGAAGTTCGTTCATCTGTCGCAGTACGATGGTAATTGTAATCCGGCGCAGGAGAACGTCCTTTTCGATGTGCGCGAGGCCTATGAGCCCAGCGAAGTGTGTAACGTCGACCCCAAGCTGGTGGGATGCGCGCCGAGGAACGAGCCATCCCCTGGGCTTCCTCCGAGTTACATTTCGTCGATCATTGCCCAGGCATTTTTCCCGGGCGTGCAGCGTTCGGCTCGAAGCCTCATCATCAATAGCTATGATCTGGAGACAGATGAGCGTTACGCAGTCGTTAACAATGTACTCTCTCATGAGGTGGGGCACATCCTCGGCTTCCGCCATGAGCACATTCGGATTCCAAGCACGAATCCTTCCTGTTCAGGAACGGACTGGCTGGAGGTGACTGAGTATGACCAGCAGTCGGTGATGAGTTTCACTTTGTGCGGTGGTCTCGACTACCGACGAAAACTGTCTGACCTGGATCGCGCCGGCGCCCGGGCAATCTACGGATTGCCCAAGGACGTGGGAGCGGACTTCAACCGCGACGGGCAAGACGACCTCTTCCTGTACAACCCCACAACGGGCGCAGTGGAGACTCGCTACGGTCACCCCTTGATGAATGGTTTGCACTTCGAGGCCGCCACGCAGCAGACCTGGAGTTCTAATCTGAAGCTGATCCCCGGCGACTTCAACGGAGATGGGTACCAGGACCTGTTCCGGTATTCGCCTACCACTGGCGCAGTCGAGATTCGCTATGGCTCGGCCGCGATGGGAGCGTTCGTCGTCAGTCCTTCTTCCCAGGTGTCGTTTAGCCCAGGGCTGGAACTGATTCCTGGCGACTTCAACGGGGATGGTTACACGGACATCTTCATCTACTACCCGGCCACGGGTAACGTGGAGATTCGTTATGGCTCACCCGTCATGACGCAGTTGCTCTTCAGCTCGTCATCGCAGCAGGTGTGGGCTGCGGGCCTGAAGCTGATTCCCGGCGACTTCAACGGCGATGGCTATACTGACCTCTTCCGATACAACACCACGACAGGCGCGGTGGAGATTCGCTACGGCAATTCCAGCATGGGCGCTCTGTCCTCCAGCGCCAGCTCGCAGCAGACCTGGAGCTTGAATCTGAATCTGGTGGCGGGTGACTACAACGGAGATGGCCGTACCGACCTCTTCCGATACAACACCACGACGGGCGCGGTGGAGATTCGTTACGGCGCCAGCGGCTCAGGGGCGTTGCTCACCAGTCCCTCGTCTCAGCACACCTGGGTTCTCAATCTGACCCTGGTGCCTGGAGACTTCAATGGAGATGGCTACACGGACATCTTCGTCTACTACACGCCCACGGGAGCCGTGGAGACCCGCTTCGGTGCGGCCGGAACAGGGCCGCTGCAGTTCAGTTCTTCGAGCCAGGAGGCGTGGAGTGCGAATCTGAAGTTCGTTCCTGCTGACTTCAACGGGGATGGTCGGACAGACCTCTTCATCTACTTTCCGGGGTTTGGCGGATCCGAGATTCGTTATGGCCGCGAGGGGGCGACATCCTTTGTTTTCAGCCCCTCGTCTCAGCACCTCTGGAATCCTGGATGGGAACTCATCAGCGGTTACGTGCCCAGCCACTAA
- a CDS encoding ABC transporter permease: protein MASFLKDLRYGARSLRRSPGFTLATVLALALGIGANTTLFSVVSALLLRPLPLPQAEQVVAVWGQDAEHGTADMRLARMDVDALRQKMTSLTGLAAYTTLAPTLTGPDMEPERVEAAAVGEDFFTVMGVPPLLGRGLSAEEQVPDGPRAVVLSHGLWARRFGGDPGVLERTLEMDGLPYQVVGVMPQGFDFPREGTPDTLALWAPLYAKDSVRQNWDNRGAHMLKALGRLAPGVSIARAQDELGRLIDAVAREHGDTSGRAGVGVDSLQLRMSADTRRPALMLLGAVGLLLLIACVNVAQLLLARALARQQEFAIRTALGAGRGALVRQLLAEGSLLALAGGALGLLLGVWGVGGLNALLPEDVLRVQVVEVDGRALAYTAGLSIAVALLCGLAPLGTAANVNLGGLIQSTRGTSASRGALRWRSVLVSTQVALALILLAGAGLLVRSSQRLAEVDPGYRPEGVSMMPVALPNARYPMEEATRFQTRLLERVRALPGVDAASWMIPGVVSGSAVSISLDLPGKPFPPGKQPDTSYRAVSDGIFSTLGIPLRQGRDFTPDDSAEAPAVVVVNETFARRYFPGEDAIGKSIAIGYGEMAPRTIVGVVGDMRSYSLDEAAKPEVYAPLPQTPWRQATLVVRSRLPPSQVAAAVKPELRQLDSQLTIPTPITLARSLEQSVAGRSFQRVLLLTFAVTALALASLGLYGLMAYSVTQRRRELGIRLALGAMPGDVVRLVMHQALRLCATGLAVGLVLAFVLSRLLEGLLYGVSASDPLTFGAVALLLLGVMTLASWLPARRASRVSPGVAMSPE, encoded by the coding sequence ATGGCCTCCTTCCTCAAGGACCTCCGCTACGGGGCGCGCTCGCTGCGTCGCAGCCCCGGCTTCACGCTCGCCACCGTGCTGGCCCTGGCGCTGGGCATTGGCGCCAACACCACCCTGTTCAGCGTGGTGAGCGCGCTGCTGCTGCGCCCCCTGCCCCTGCCCCAGGCCGAGCAGGTGGTCGCGGTGTGGGGCCAGGACGCCGAGCACGGCACCGCCGACATGCGGCTGGCGCGGATGGACGTGGACGCCCTCCGGCAGAAGATGACCTCCCTCACCGGGCTGGCCGCCTACACCACCCTGGCCCCCACCCTCACCGGCCCCGACATGGAGCCCGAGCGCGTGGAAGCCGCCGCGGTGGGCGAGGACTTCTTCACGGTCATGGGCGTGCCCCCGTTGCTGGGCCGAGGGCTCTCCGCCGAGGAGCAGGTGCCTGACGGCCCTCGCGCGGTGGTGCTGTCACACGGCCTGTGGGCGCGCCGCTTCGGTGGCGACCCGGGTGTGCTGGAGCGCACGCTGGAGATGGACGGCCTGCCGTACCAGGTGGTGGGCGTGATGCCGCAGGGCTTCGACTTCCCCCGCGAGGGCACGCCGGACACACTGGCCCTGTGGGCGCCCCTGTATGCCAAGGACTCCGTCCGGCAGAACTGGGACAACCGTGGCGCCCACATGCTCAAGGCCCTGGGGCGCCTGGCGCCGGGCGTCAGCATCGCGCGGGCCCAGGACGAACTGGGTCGCCTCATCGACGCGGTGGCGCGGGAGCACGGCGACACCAGCGGCCGGGCCGGCGTGGGTGTGGACTCGTTGCAACTGCGGATGTCCGCCGACACACGGCGCCCCGCGCTGATGCTGCTGGGCGCGGTGGGCCTGTTGCTGCTCATCGCCTGCGTCAACGTGGCGCAGCTCCTCCTCGCACGGGCCTTGGCTCGGCAGCAGGAGTTCGCCATCCGCACGGCGCTGGGCGCGGGACGCGGGGCGCTGGTGCGGCAACTCCTCGCGGAGGGCTCGCTGCTGGCGTTGGCGGGGGGCGCCCTGGGACTCCTGCTCGGCGTGTGGGGCGTGGGCGGGCTCAACGCGCTGCTGCCCGAGGACGTGCTGCGCGTGCAGGTGGTGGAGGTGGATGGACGGGCGCTGGCGTACACGGCGGGGCTGTCCATCGCGGTGGCCCTGCTGTGCGGACTCGCGCCGCTGGGCACCGCCGCGAACGTCAACCTGGGCGGCCTGATTCAGAGCACGCGCGGAACCAGCGCCAGCCGAGGCGCGCTGCGCTGGCGCTCCGTGCTGGTGTCCACGCAGGTGGCGCTCGCGCTGATTCTGTTGGCGGGCGCGGGGTTGCTGGTGCGCAGCTCGCAGCGGCTGGCGGAGGTGGACCCGGGCTATCGGCCCGAAGGCGTCTCGATGATGCCCGTCGCGCTGCCCAACGCGCGCTACCCGATGGAAGAGGCGACGCGATTCCAGACCCGGCTGCTGGAGCGCGTGCGCGCGCTCCCCGGTGTCGACGCCGCGAGCTGGATGATACCGGGCGTGGTGTCCGGCAGCGCCGTCTCCATCTCCCTGGACCTTCCGGGCAAGCCCTTCCCGCCAGGGAAGCAGCCCGACACGAGCTACCGCGCGGTGAGCGACGGCATCTTCAGCACCCTGGGAATCCCGCTGCGCCAGGGACGTGACTTCACGCCGGACGACAGTGCGGAGGCGCCCGCGGTGGTGGTGGTGAACGAGACCTTCGCTCGGCGCTACTTCCCGGGCGAGGACGCCATCGGAAAGAGCATCGCCATCGGTTACGGCGAGATGGCGCCGCGGACCATCGTGGGTGTGGTGGGGGACATGCGATCCTACTCGCTGGACGAGGCCGCGAAGCCGGAGGTGTATGCCCCGCTCCCGCAGACGCCCTGGCGGCAGGCCACGCTGGTGGTGCGCAGCCGGCTGCCGCCGTCCCAGGTGGCCGCCGCGGTGAAGCCCGAGCTGCGGCAGCTCGACTCCCAATTGACGATTCCGACGCCCATCACCCTGGCGCGGAGCCTTGAACAATCCGTGGCGGGCCGCAGCTTCCAACGGGTGTTGCTGCTCACCTTCGCGGTGACGGCGCTCGCCCTGGCGTCACTGGGCCTCTACGGCCTGATGGCCTACAGCGTCACGCAGCGGCGGCGCGAGCTGGGCATCCGGCTGGCCCTGGGCGCCATGCCGGGCGACGTGGTGCGACTGGTGATGCACCAGGCACTGCGCCTGTGCGCGACGGGGCTCGCGGTGGGCCTGGTCCTCGCATTCGTGTTGTCGCGGCTGCTCGAAGGGCTGCTCTACGGCGTGAGTGCCAGCGACCCGCTGACCTTCGGCGCCGTGGCCCTGCTCCTGCTGGGCGTCATGACCCTGGCGAGCTGGCTGCCCGCTCGCCGCGCGTCCCGCGTGTCCCCCGGCGTGGCGATGTCGCCTGAGTAA
- a CDS encoding acyl-CoA thioesterase, which yields MPDSPLKDFPVVVAFPLHWGEMDAFGHANNTRTFTWFETARITYFARIGLTGPSAAGNDRMTGGGIGPILAATNADYLRPVLFPTRLVAGCRATRIGTSSITLEHAVAGEDDGVLYTRGSAVIVTLRYATHEKIPVPAEIREAIEALEGRSFSA from the coding sequence ATGCCGGATTCGCCGCTCAAGGATTTCCCGGTGGTTGTCGCCTTCCCCCTCCACTGGGGGGAGATGGACGCCTTCGGCCACGCCAACAACACGCGCACCTTCACGTGGTTCGAGACCGCTCGCATCACCTACTTCGCGCGCATCGGCCTGACGGGGCCCTCCGCTGCGGGGAATGACCGGATGACCGGGGGCGGGATTGGCCCCATCCTGGCCGCGACGAACGCGGACTATTTGCGTCCCGTCCTGTTTCCCACGCGCCTGGTTGCGGGCTGCCGCGCCACGCGCATCGGCACGTCGTCCATCACCCTGGAGCACGCGGTGGCTGGGGAGGACGACGGCGTCCTCTACACGCGGGGAAGCGCCGTCATCGTCACCCTCCGCTACGCCACCCACGAGAAAATCCCTGTCCCCGCGGAGATTCGCGAGGCCATCGAGGCGCTCGAGGGGCGCTCCTTCAGCGCGTGA
- a CDS encoding class I SAM-dependent methyltransferase: MTDDTLGFYEGMAEEYHLLFANWPQVVERQGAMLDALLRRCGAPPPRRVLDCACGIGTQALGLAGRGYSVHATDLSPAAVARAEREARVMGVQLTTGVADMRALGTQVAGTFPVVVALDNAVTHLLTDADLDAAARAMASKLAPGGLVALSVRDAETLVERQPRFTSERLLEAPEGRRILFQIWDWAADGRTYTVHQFILRPEGKGWQATEHTGVYRALQRVELEQALTRAGLVDTRWYSPEETGFHQPILTARRA, from the coding sequence GTGACCGACGACACGCTGGGGTTCTACGAGGGCATGGCGGAGGAGTATCACCTGCTCTTCGCCAACTGGCCGCAGGTGGTGGAGCGCCAGGGGGCCATGCTGGACGCGCTGCTGCGCCGCTGTGGCGCGCCGCCGCCGCGGCGGGTGCTGGACTGCGCGTGTGGCATTGGCACGCAGGCGCTGGGCCTGGCGGGACGGGGGTACAGCGTTCACGCCACGGACTTGAGTCCCGCCGCCGTGGCGCGCGCCGAGCGTGAGGCCCGTGTGATGGGCGTGCAGCTCACCACGGGCGTGGCGGACATGCGCGCGCTGGGCACGCAGGTGGCGGGCACCTTCCCCGTGGTGGTGGCGTTGGACAACGCGGTGACGCACCTGCTGACGGATGCGGATCTGGACGCGGCGGCACGCGCCATGGCGTCGAAGCTGGCTCCCGGCGGTCTGGTGGCGTTGAGCGTGCGCGACGCGGAGACGCTGGTGGAGCGGCAGCCGCGCTTCACCTCGGAGCGACTGCTGGAGGCGCCCGAGGGGCGCCGCATCCTCTTCCAAATCTGGGACTGGGCGGCGGACGGGCGCACGTACACGGTGCACCAGTTCATCCTCCGCCCCGAGGGCAAGGGCTGGCAGGCGACTGAACACACCGGTGTGTATCGCGCCCTGCAACGCGTGGAGCTGGAGCAGGCGCTGACGCGCGCGGGGCTCGTGGACACGCGGTGGTACTCGCCGGAGGAGACGGGCTTTCATCAGCCCATACTCACGGCGCGGCGGGCCTGA
- a CDS encoding immunity 52 family protein translates to MTEKYYAGGYWPGRREPVDAYARRAESFFRRLALIDDAFAQWFEQANSPDAARKRGVELEHRALTGLFAMEKYQQGAGDVAFAAWNGSVVGSSVANISCGSRSRHVLDRCTLTLPSTGPVAERLLSSVTLAQVVSAMALAWEPEWAIATSVSHRDMSSEFADPGTFAGWLIYVARQRGAVPPLPAPVRLEQVEDKGTLIILTPERFTASNPEHVALAEVVHATLEQAGLMRPLQAQP, encoded by the coding sequence ATGACCGAAAAATACTACGCTGGCGGCTACTGGCCGGGACGCAGGGAGCCCGTGGATGCGTACGCTCGACGTGCCGAGTCCTTCTTCCGCAGGTTGGCGCTCATCGACGACGCTTTCGCACAGTGGTTCGAACAAGCGAACTCTCCGGATGCTGCGCGAAAGCGTGGAGTCGAGCTCGAACACAGGGCGCTGACAGGCCTGTTCGCGATGGAGAAGTACCAGCAAGGGGCGGGAGACGTTGCTTTCGCTGCTTGGAACGGCTCAGTCGTTGGAAGCAGCGTGGCGAACATCTCGTGCGGTTCGCGCTCGCGACATGTACTGGATCGCTGCACCCTCACGCTTCCCTCGACTGGACCTGTTGCGGAGCGACTCCTCTCCTCGGTGACACTCGCCCAGGTCGTGAGCGCAATGGCGCTGGCATGGGAGCCGGAATGGGCCATCGCCACGTCCGTCAGCCATCGGGACATGTCGTCGGAATTCGCTGACCCGGGCACGTTCGCAGGCTGGCTCATATACGTCGCTCGCCAGCGAGGAGCGGTGCCTCCGCTACCCGCGCCGGTGCGCCTCGAGCAGGTGGAAGACAAGGGCACCCTCATCATCCTCACGCCTGAGCGCTTCACGGCTAGCAACCCGGAACATGTCGCCCTGGCGGAGGTGGTGCATGCCACGCTGGAGCAAGCAGGGCTGATGCGGCCGCTCCAGGCTCAACCGTAG
- a CDS encoding DUF6932 family protein, whose protein sequence is MVPDHNREGLIPPFDAANPTSHYRSPYPTTWDEAIERFATSPHRMQILLGLLDYRDALRGTGFLDGHQWLTGSFVEAIEREPNDVDVVNFLHVPFVSIPATAMPLFRSQDTKATYHCDAYTIPLSYPSGHSVTPEQLATSLVDQVSYWYGLFSHRRGTYAWKGFVQLPLGSGEDDVEARAKLLALLSGLQRKAG, encoded by the coding sequence ATGGTGCCAGACCACAATCGGGAAGGGCTTATTCCGCCGTTCGATGCGGCGAACCCCACGTCCCACTATCGGTCACCGTATCCAACGACCTGGGACGAGGCAATCGAACGGTTCGCAACGTCCCCACATCGGATGCAAATCCTCCTGGGACTCCTTGACTATCGTGATGCACTTCGGGGTACGGGTTTCCTCGATGGTCACCAGTGGCTAACTGGGAGTTTTGTTGAAGCCATCGAGCGGGAGCCCAATGATGTCGATGTGGTGAACTTCCTCCATGTCCCGTTCGTTTCGATCCCCGCGACGGCCATGCCCCTTTTCCGTTCGCAAGACACCAAGGCCACGTATCACTGTGACGCATATACGATTCCGCTGAGCTATCCTTCCGGCCACAGCGTCACGCCTGAACAACTTGCTACATCCCTGGTGGATCAGGTTTCCTACTGGTATGGGCTCTTCTCACATCGTCGTGGAACCTATGCCTGGAAGGGGTTCGTACAACTGCCCCTGGGTTCGGGCGAAGATGACGTTGAAGCCCGAGCAAAACTTCTGGCTCTTCTTTCAGGCTTGCAGAGGAAGGCAGGATGA
- a CDS encoding DUF962 domain-containing protein — MSDRIETYAEFWPFYLREHALPSTRWLHFTGTSLGVGLGVTAAATGRAALIPAALVAAYGFAWFSHFVIERNKPASFKYPLWSFISDFRMAGLMAAGRLGPHMERALDGGMGSGQVNRAVPAAQQAP, encoded by the coding sequence ATGTCTGACCGCATCGAGACCTATGCCGAGTTTTGGCCGTTCTACCTGCGGGAGCACGCGCTGCCCTCCACGCGTTGGCTTCACTTCACGGGCACCAGCCTGGGCGTGGGCCTGGGCGTGACGGCCGCCGCCACGGGCCGCGCCGCGCTGATTCCGGCCGCGCTGGTGGCCGCCTACGGCTTCGCGTGGTTCAGCCACTTCGTCATCGAGCGGAACAAGCCGGCGTCCTTCAAGTACCCGCTCTGGTCGTTCATCTCCGACTTTCGCATGGCGGGACTGATGGCCGCGGGACGGCTGGGGCCGCACATGGAGCGCGCGCTGGACGGAGGCATGGGCTCCGGACAGGTGAACCGCGCGGTGCCCGCGGCGCAGCAGGCCCCCTGA